The following are from one region of the Methanobacterium veterum genome:
- a CDS encoding DHA2 family efflux MFS transporter permease subunit, giving the protein MVLNTDEDYPQMGLNSKENKFSVNKNNTKKILFVLLLGGFMSMLSETALSIVFPHIMLQYNISAGTVQWLTTIYVLVSGIVFLISAFLIERFSTRKLFMSSMIFLIIGTIVSGVSSNFPVLFAGRVIQAVGTGILVPLIFNTILILIPRQKQGLVMGLVSLVILSAPMFAPVFMGFLMGFMDWHWFFLLVLVFFIATAVLGLSFLKNVTEVTRPKLDILSVILAAVGFGGIIMGFSGLGDYGLSLNVILPLIIGIVSLIIFAARQLTMEHPLLDLHVFKYPFFTIGIIINVINVMVVFAVVIILPMYMQNGLGTTSFVASLVMLPGSILNCLLPLLAGHIYDRHGPKIIVSSGLAVMCISMIFLSNLSVSTTLAAVLIINCGLYIGSALLMSPNQTNTLGNLDSKHYASGSAIMTSLQQMGGAIGSSLFVSFMSFGQHSYLQNIITPDPAQQISALISGVNFSFLIGAIILAFVFLLSLFLKKEVHA; this is encoded by the coding sequence ATGGTTTTAAATACAGATGAAGATTATCCGCAAATGGGTTTAAATTCAAAGGAAAATAAGTTTTCAGTTAACAAAAATAACACTAAAAAAATTTTATTTGTACTTCTACTTGGTGGATTTATGTCGATGTTAAGTGAAACCGCGTTGAGCATCGTATTTCCACATATAATGTTACAGTATAATATTTCAGCAGGGACAGTGCAGTGGCTGACCACTATTTATGTTCTTGTTTCAGGTATTGTATTCCTTATCAGCGCATTTCTTATTGAGCGGTTTTCAACTAGAAAATTGTTCATGTCTTCAATGATATTTTTAATTATAGGGACGATTGTATCAGGTGTTTCCTCAAATTTTCCGGTTTTATTTGCTGGACGTGTAATTCAGGCAGTTGGAACAGGTATCCTCGTGCCTCTAATATTTAATACCATACTAATATTGATCCCAAGGCAGAAACAGGGATTGGTCATGGGACTTGTGTCTCTTGTAATTCTTTCTGCACCAATGTTTGCACCAGTATTTATGGGCTTTCTTATGGGCTTTATGGACTGGCACTGGTTCTTTTTATTAGTTCTGGTCTTTTTCATAGCCACAGCAGTTTTAGGACTGTCTTTTTTAAAGAATGTCACTGAAGTAACACGCCCGAAACTCGATATTTTATCTGTTATTCTGGCTGCTGTGGGATTTGGCGGAATTATAATGGGATTCAGCGGTTTAGGAGACTATGGATTAAGCTTAAATGTTATACTGCCCTTAATTATAGGCATAGTTAGCCTTATAATATTTGCAGCACGTCAGCTAACCATGGAACACCCTTTACTGGACCTTCATGTTTTTAAATATCCCTTTTTCACCATAGGGATAATAATTAATGTAATTAATGTGATGGTCGTTTTTGCAGTAGTGATTATACTTCCAATGTATATGCAGAATGGACTTGGAACCACTTCTTTTGTTGCCAGTCTTGTAATGCTGCCTGGAAGTATTTTAAACTGTTTACTACCTCTTCTTGCAGGCCATATATACGACAGACATGGGCCAAAGATTATCGTTAGCTCGGGTCTTGCTGTTATGTGCATTTCCATGATATTTTTATCGAACCTTTCTGTTTCAACCACCCTTGCTGCGGTGTTAATTATAAACTGTGGTTTGTATATAGGATCAGCCCTTTTAATGTCTCCAAATCAGACAAATACTCTGGGGAATTTGGATTCTAAACATTACGCTTCAGGTTCTGCCATAATGACTTCCCTGCAGCAGATGGGGGGTGCAATTGGTTCATCTCTATTTGTAAGCTTTATGTCATTCGGACAGCACAGCTACCTTCAAAATATCATTACTCCAGATCCAGCACAGCAGATATCTGCATTAATTTCTGGTGTAAACTTTTCATTTTTGATAGGGGCAATAATACTTGCGTTTGTATTTTTGCTTTCCCTTTTTTTAAAGAAGGAAGTACATGCTTAA
- a CDS encoding PRC-barrel domain-containing protein: MKASKFIGMTVLDNDAKEAGKIAELEIKLKHCLVDKIWVATGSALNKKYFSVKEEDLDKIGDYVQLKLNGKEIDQKTKVNKLGELAETGSLFKDIVGKTVLTCDAMDVGKVGDMLIDPKGCLIHNVLISTGPAFRKKHLVVSDEDVHSFGDYVILKMSKEDVNKRITD; the protein is encoded by the coding sequence ATGAAAGCCAGCAAATTTATAGGAATGACAGTTTTAGATAATGACGCTAAAGAAGCAGGTAAAATAGCTGAACTTGAAATAAAACTAAAACACTGCCTTGTAGATAAAATATGGGTGGCTACAGGATCCGCTTTAAATAAAAAATATTTTTCAGTTAAAGAGGAAGACCTGGATAAAATAGGAGACTATGTACAGCTAAAATTGAATGGAAAAGAGATCGATCAAAAAACTAAAGTTAATAAATTAGGCGAACTTGCAGAAACCGGCTCATTATTTAAGGATATTGTAGGAAAAACTGTCTTAACCTGCGATGCTATGGATGTAGGTAAAGTGGGCGACATGCTCATCGATCCTAAAGGTTGCCTGATCCATAACGTGCTCATATCTACAGGACCCGCTTTCAGAAAAAAACATTTAGTAGTATCTGATGAAGATGTACATAGTTTTGGAGATTATGTTATACTAAAAATGAGTAAAGAAGATGTGAATAAAAGAATTACCGATTAA
- the nucS gene encoding endonuclease NucS yields the protein MIIKLDENPGTEEVFDFINEAISKRAFIIIVACCRIKYRGRATSRLGSGDRTIIIKTDGSFLVHQDYNLEPVNWQPPNCKFKTRMENDRVYICGVRRNPPESLEVEICKTHMISYHIGKDIKKLELAGYEEDLRTMIMESPELIEKGFRPTSKEYQVSTGFIDILGKDKNGSLMILELKSRQAGVNAVKQLKKYFEDFTDHKDFVRGLLVAPSVTEDAQELLEKYQLEFKALEPPKELKSAKSVTLDFFNK from the coding sequence ATGATAATTAAGTTAGATGAAAATCCGGGGACAGAGGAAGTCTTTGATTTTATAAACGAAGCAATTTCTAAAAGGGCATTTATAATAATAGTGGCATGCTGCAGGATTAAGTATAGGGGCAGGGCTACAAGCAGGTTAGGATCTGGAGACAGGACAATAATTATCAAGACTGATGGTTCATTTTTAGTCCATCAGGATTATAATTTGGAGCCTGTTAACTGGCAGCCCCCTAACTGTAAATTCAAGACGAGAATGGAAAACGACAGAGTTTATATCTGCGGGGTAAGGAGAAATCCGCCAGAGTCTCTTGAAGTTGAAATATGTAAAACACATATGATATCTTATCATATTGGTAAAGACATTAAAAAGCTTGAACTGGCAGGTTACGAAGAAGACCTGCGTACCATGATAATGGAAAGCCCAGAACTTATTGAAAAAGGATTCCGGCCAACTTCAAAAGAGTATCAGGTATCTACAGGATTTATAGATATACTTGGCAAGGATAAAAACGGCAGTTTAATGATATTAGAACTTAAAAGCAGGCAGGCAGGTGTCAATGCAGTTAAACAGTTAAAAAAATATTTTGAAGACTTCACTGACCATAAAGATTTTGTTAGGGGTCTTTTGGTAGCCCCATCTGTTACTGAAGATGCTCAGGAACTTCTTGAAAAGTATCAACTTGAATTTAAGGCACTTGAACCACCTAAAGAACTTAAAAGTGCCAAAAGTGTCACTCTGGACTTTTTTAACAAGTAA
- a CDS encoding SOUL family heme-binding protein produces the protein MTETLAYDVESKEDNFEIRKYADYILAQVDIDASFDDAVRKGFMILAGYIFGGNRKRSKIAMTAPVVEEEMSEKIEMTAPVTTETVSDSERIDMTTPVTEEKTKANFQRISFAIPSKYAMDTLPEPNDKRIHFKEFKNQKTAVLRFKGRVKEKLATEKTEELKKWLSKNQIKPKSRFMVAQYNHPAVPGFLRRNEIIVEI, from the coding sequence ATGACTGAAACGCTGGCATATGATGTAGAAAGTAAAGAAGATAATTTTGAAATAAGAAAATATGCGGATTATATTTTAGCCCAGGTGGATATCGACGCATCATTTGATGATGCTGTACGTAAAGGATTCATGATCCTTGCAGGTTACATTTTTGGGGGTAACAGAAAGCGTTCTAAGATTGCAATGACTGCACCTGTTGTAGAAGAGGAAATGAGCGAAAAAATAGAAATGACTGCTCCCGTAACTACTGAAACTGTTAGTGATTCAGAGAGGATAGACATGACTACTCCAGTTACTGAAGAAAAAACAAAAGCTAATTTTCAGCGTATATCTTTTGCAATACCGTCAAAATATGCTATGGACACTTTGCCGGAGCCCAATGATAAAAGAATTCATTTTAAAGAATTTAAAAATCAAAAAACTGCGGTCTTAAGATTTAAAGGTAGGGTAAAAGAAAAACTTGCCACAGAAAAGACTGAAGAACTAAAAAAATGGCTTTCTAAAAATCAAATTAAGCCTAAATCACGTTTTATGGTAGCACAATATAACCATCCTGCAGTACCTGGTTTTTTAAGGAGAAACGAGATAATAGTGGAAATTTGA
- a CDS encoding HEAT repeat domain-containing protein, which yields MDLIWMMAMISISDLERMRDKKDINGLIKALDITEDKRIREKAAYILGDIDAKEAVEPLINLLNDEYWPIRKAAVVSLGTIGDKKSVEPLIDVLKDEHWHVRETAVWALGAIGDRRAVEPIINALNDGSLNVKCEVVDALGNLGDDRALEPLKGILKENDYILRSCAVMSLGKIGDASVEYLVSSLGDESYLVRVNAANALGTIGDKEALPYLKGALEASNGESHEFESALKRAINKIDSK from the coding sequence ATGGATTTAATATGGATGATGGCAATGATTTCAATCTCAGATCTGGAAAGGATGAGGGACAAAAAGGATATAAATGGCCTTATAAAAGCATTAGATATAACCGAAGACAAACGAATTCGGGAAAAAGCAGCATATATACTGGGGGATATAGATGCAAAGGAAGCAGTTGAACCTTTAATTAATCTCCTGAACGATGAATACTGGCCTATCCGTAAAGCTGCAGTTGTATCTCTTGGCACGATTGGGGATAAAAAGTCTGTTGAACCTTTAATTGATGTTTTAAAGGATGAACACTGGCATGTTCGTGAAACGGCAGTATGGGCTCTTGGTGCAATTGGTGACAGACGGGCAGTTGAACCAATCATTAATGCATTAAATGATGGGTCTTTAAATGTTAAATGTGAAGTGGTGGATGCACTTGGAAATTTGGGTGATGATCGCGCTCTTGAACCGTTAAAAGGAATATTAAAAGAAAATGATTACATTTTAAGATCCTGTGCTGTGATGTCATTGGGTAAAATTGGTGATGCATCTGTAGAATATCTGGTCAGTTCTCTTGGGGATGAAAGTTATCTTGTAAGGGTAAATGCGGCAAATGCTCTTGGGACTATAGGAGATAAAGAAGCACTTCCCTATCTTAAAGGAGCTTTAGAAGCCTCAAATGGAGAATCTCATGAATTTGAATCTGCCTTGAAAAGGGCAATAAATAAAATTGATTCAAAATAA
- a CDS encoding MFS transporter yields the protein MDSKQRNRILALLFVGVFMGALDIGIVGPVLPAVKSFFAVNDRAVSWIFTIYILFFMIGTPLMAKISDVYGRRNIYIIDIFLFAAGSVITAFSSSFEIMLLGRAIQGFGAGGIFPVASAFIGDTFPPEKRGSALGIIGSVFGLSAIFGPILGGLLLNYGWQWLFIINIPIAAGIIAAGYFILPKTKRKWVSGFDWYGTLVLGILVASLAFGVNQIDSSNFTESLKSLYVWPFLLFSIVLLPVLWRIERGAEDPIIQINLLKNREVRLATGISIGSGLSQVAIVFLPSFAVISLSLSTSTASLMILPLVITMAICAPLVGKLLDKFGSKKVMFTGSFILIAGLFILSFFAYSFYIFILSCLILGVGLITIIGAPLRYIMLSESPEKYRASGQALININASAGQLVGGALVGGIIASGGGTYAGYEFAYIAVGIAAVMMLFLTMGLKGRLEQVKTMKMHSKS from the coding sequence ATGGACAGTAAACAGAGAAACAGAATTTTGGCCCTGCTTTTTGTGGGTGTTTTTATGGGTGCCCTTGATATTGGCATTGTAGGGCCAGTATTGCCTGCCGTTAAATCATTTTTTGCTGTAAATGATAGGGCTGTTTCATGGATATTTACTATTTATATACTTTTTTTCATGATAGGGACGCCGCTTATGGCTAAAATATCTGATGTTTACGGTAGGAGAAATATATACATAATCGATATCTTTTTGTTTGCTGCAGGCTCTGTAATCACTGCATTTTCATCTTCCTTTGAAATAATGCTTCTTGGAAGGGCTATCCAGGGTTTTGGAGCAGGGGGAATTTTTCCAGTTGCAAGCGCATTTATTGGGGACACTTTTCCTCCGGAAAAACGCGGCTCTGCACTTGGTATTATAGGCTCCGTATTTGGTTTGTCAGCGATTTTTGGACCAATACTTGGGGGTTTACTTCTTAACTATGGTTGGCAGTGGCTTTTTATAATAAATATACCTATAGCTGCAGGAATTATAGCTGCAGGATATTTCATATTACCTAAAACTAAAAGAAAATGGGTTTCAGGCTTTGACTGGTACGGGACCCTGGTACTGGGAATTCTGGTTGCTTCACTTGCATTTGGGGTAAATCAGATAGACAGCAGTAATTTTACTGAAAGTCTTAAATCACTTTATGTGTGGCCATTTTTACTATTTTCTATTGTATTACTGCCGGTCCTATGGAGAATTGAGAGAGGTGCTGAAGACCCCATAATTCAGATTAATTTATTAAAAAATAGGGAAGTTAGGCTGGCTACCGGTATATCGATAGGCTCTGGCTTAAGCCAGGTGGCAATAGTATTTCTCCCATCATTTGCGGTAATTTCGTTATCTCTGTCCACTTCTACTGCTAGTTTAATGATTCTCCCTCTGGTGATTACCATGGCTATCTGTGCACCTTTAGTTGGTAAATTACTTGACAAATTTGGATCCAAAAAAGTGATGTTTACAGGCAGCTTTATATTAATTGCAGGCCTTTTTATTTTAAGCTTCTTTGCATATTCATTCTATATTTTTATCTTATCTTGCCTCATTTTGGGTGTGGGGTTAATTACAATTATCGGCGCCCCTTTGAGATACATCATGTTATCAGAAAGTCCAGAAAAATACAGGGCCTCTGGTCAGGCACTGATCAACATCAATGCCAGTGCTGGGCAGTTAGTCGGCGGTGCATTGGTGGGCGGTATAATTGCTTCGGGGGGCGGAACTTATGCAGGTTACGAATTTGCATATATTGCAGTTGGTATTGCTGCGGTTATGATGCTATTTTTAACTATGGGTCTTAAGGGCCGCTTAGAGCAAGTTAAAACTATGAAAATGCATTCAAAAAGTTAA
- a CDS encoding S1 family peptidase, protein MKLLKNTLTSVLILLAVFVTYEAFFIDNTPLNYFSSKSASSTVYVENGVSGIVTITDPSLHKTVWFNISFYPLETGSGVIVSKNGYIITAFHVIGDPESNTINVLKTMSDDDIKTYVEQAAVSTYLSNYNPQLGAELSGNDMVSQSNLSANTRTTTDLLIQNNLISVKYYKQVIKVKFSSATGIKPLNAQLVDVGNSGSDNDVALLKVNPAGRNLPALKISSHDPKNGENIRIYGYPADSNVTQSQLSVNPSTTTGSLISEVRNSHDILYYKTNASTFPGYSGGPVLNSKNEVIGILIYGIQSKGSFLQQIKSRYGLFLSSNYIIQICRENEVPIDIT, encoded by the coding sequence GTGAAGCTGTTGAAAAATACATTAACATCAGTACTTATCCTGCTGGCAGTATTTGTGACTTATGAAGCTTTTTTTATAGATAATACTCCTTTAAATTATTTTTCTTCTAAATCGGCTAGTTCAACAGTTTATGTTGAAAATGGAGTTTCAGGCATAGTAACTATAACTGATCCATCACTTCACAAAACAGTATGGTTTAATATTAGTTTTTATCCATTAGAAACTGGTTCTGGAGTTATTGTAAGTAAAAATGGATATATCATAACTGCATTTCATGTTATAGGTGATCCTGAGTCCAATACCATTAATGTGCTTAAAACAATGAGTGATGATGACATCAAGACGTATGTGGAGCAGGCAGCAGTATCTACCTATTTATCAAACTATAATCCACAGTTAGGCGCGGAATTATCTGGAAATGATATGGTCAGTCAAAGTAACTTAAGTGCCAATACACGTACAACTACCGATCTGTTGATTCAAAACAATTTAATTAGTGTAAAATACTATAAGCAGGTCATTAAAGTTAAATTTTCATCTGCTACGGGAATTAAACCGCTAAATGCACAGCTGGTTGATGTTGGAAATTCAGGCAGCGATAATGATGTTGCCCTCCTGAAAGTTAACCCCGCAGGCAGAAATTTACCAGCATTAAAAATCAGTTCCCATGACCCAAAGAATGGAGAAAACATCCGTATATATGGTTATCCCGCAGACAGCAATGTGACACAATCCCAGTTATCAGTAAACCCTTCCACAACCACAGGCAGCCTCATATCAGAAGTACGTAATTCACACGATATACTTTACTACAAAACAAATGCATCTACATTCCCTGGTTATAGTGGAGGTCCTGTTTTAAATAGTAAAAATGAAGTAATAGGTATTTTAATATATGGAATACAGTCAAAAGGAAGTTTTTTACAACAAATAAAATCAAGATATGGGTTATTTTTATCTTCAAACTATATAATACAGATATGTAGGGAAAATGAAGTTCCCATAGACATCACATAA
- a CDS encoding DUF308 domain-containing protein yields the protein MEKTGNAIILIILGLIVLAFPLLGVIPFSVLTGVAVLFLGLGLLFMGAASMGESLVMGIIELILGFLALIFGLGFIFNPALFSFVAALFVFIAGIFLIIAGIVAIAAKTTGSRWTGLVALILGIIYIIVAAFIKDPLYLGILIGLWLLITGIIMLFQKD from the coding sequence ATGGAGAAAACGGGAAACGCGATAATTCTTATAATTTTAGGTTTAATAGTTTTAGCATTCCCACTTTTAGGAGTAATTCCATTTAGCGTGCTAACTGGTGTTGCAGTGCTATTTTTGGGTTTAGGTCTTCTATTTATGGGTGCAGCCTCAATGGGCGAAAGTCTAGTTATGGGCATTATAGAACTTATTTTAGGATTTTTAGCATTAATTTTTGGCCTAGGGTTTATATTTAATCCCGCACTATTTAGTTTCGTGGCAGCTTTATTCGTATTCATTGCAGGTATATTCCTGATAATAGCAGGAATTGTTGCCATAGCAGCTAAAACTACAGGAAGCAGATGGACAGGACTTGTAGCTCTAATTTTAGGTATAATCTACATAATTGTAGCTGCATTCATTAAAGATCCGCTGTATTTAGGCATATTAATTGGATTATGGCTTTTAATAACTGGAATAATAATGTTATTCCAGAAAGATTAA
- a CDS encoding TetR/AcrR family transcriptional regulator yields the protein MKKTDTRDRIVEAATVLFQLKGYHATGLNEILRESNAPKGSLYYYFPEGKEQLALETVNLTKEFVEKTIKERLAKIQDPAESIKNSIEEMADLVYTQKDEKLALRSTKKVSINLIALETAATNENLRKACESAFNVWQDAYTQKLIEGGFNREKAETLGLVIQSMVEGAIIMSLTKKSDKPFIEIAKQIPILLA from the coding sequence GTGAAGAAAACTGATACAAGAGATCGAATAGTAGAAGCTGCAACAGTTCTTTTTCAGCTTAAAGGATATCATGCTACTGGATTAAATGAGATATTAAGGGAGAGTAATGCCCCTAAAGGCTCGTTATACTATTACTTTCCTGAGGGGAAGGAACAACTGGCCCTCGAAACTGTAAATTTAACAAAAGAATTTGTCGAAAAAACAATAAAAGAACGGCTTGCAAAAATTCAGGATCCTGCAGAATCCATTAAAAATTCCATCGAAGAAATGGCAGATCTGGTATATACTCAAAAAGATGAAAAATTAGCACTTAGAAGCACTAAAAAAGTTTCTATCAACCTTATTGCGCTGGAAACAGCTGCAACTAATGAAAATTTAAGAAAAGCGTGCGAATCTGCTTTTAATGTATGGCAGGATGCCTATACTCAGAAGTTAATAGAAGGGGGTTTCAACAGAGAAAAAGCAGAAACTCTTGGATTGGTTATTCAGTCAATGGTAGAGGGGGCAATAATAATGTCTTTAACGAAAAAAAGCGATAAGCCTTTCATTGAAATTGCAAAGCAGATTCCTATTCTGCTGGCTTAA
- a CDS encoding helix-hairpin-helix domain-containing protein, with protein MDTCYLEDRHFELKTRKHKILDELWELTQNHLDEHMSRITKSREELDILMAVENTDEFKSLLKDLSCVKNSLNELYIQFLDDNFDTDLKKDKIIALKEMWGEEITTEEITRAVNCSKGYARQFYLLDGKVIQKDSRNGISAKTKRYVLKRDQNSCVACGSIENLEIHHIIPVMGSTIKDQDESPNLALLCKECHYLAHSGNYYRGLAYEDLEDFWEWTQNTEKTKIWLILKDIHGVGLKITENIYKYFPSIEELEKASIKNLTRVPLVNKGLAERIKLKMNNKFTS; from the coding sequence ATGGATACATGTTATCTTGAAGATCGTCACTTTGAACTTAAAACCAGGAAACACAAAATCCTGGATGAACTCTGGGAACTCACACAAAACCACCTGGATGAACACATGAGCAGAATTACAAAATCCCGGGAAGAATTAGACATTTTAATGGCCGTAGAAAATACAGATGAATTTAAAAGCCTTTTAAAAGATTTAAGCTGTGTAAAAAATAGTTTAAATGAACTATATATTCAATTTTTAGATGATAATTTTGATACAGATCTTAAAAAGGATAAAATTATCGCATTAAAGGAAATGTGGGGAGAAGAGATAACTACAGAAGAAATCACAAGGGCTGTAAACTGCAGCAAAGGATATGCGAGGCAGTTTTATCTTCTAGATGGGAAAGTGATTCAGAAAGACAGTAGAAACGGGATCAGTGCAAAAACAAAAAGATACGTCTTAAAGAGGGATCAAAATTCATGTGTAGCCTGCGGATCCATTGAAAATCTGGAAATACACCATATTATTCCAGTAATGGGTTCTACAATTAAAGATCAGGATGAATCCCCAAATTTAGCTTTGCTGTGTAAAGAATGCCACTACCTCGCCCACAGCGGTAATTATTACAGGGGTCTCGCCTATGAAGATCTGGAAGATTTCTGGGAATGGACTCAAAACACTGAAAAAACAAAAATATGGCTTATTTTAAAGGATATTCATGGTGTCGGCCTTAAAATAACTGAAAACATTTATAAATACTTTCCGAGTATAGAAGAGTTAGAAAAAGCAAGTATTAAAAATTTGACCAGAGTTCCACTTGTAAATAAAGGGCTGGCTGAGCGGATTAAGTTAAAAATGAATAATAAATTTACCAGTTAA